From a single Photobacterium gaetbulicola Gung47 genomic region:
- a CDS encoding putative penicillin-binding protein 2 (COG0768), which produces MRQKRTQIRDHRAESALFFRRALVSFIGIVVLVGILLTNLYHIQIKEHEDYQTRSNDNRIKIVPVAPNRGLIYDRNGILLAENRPVYSLEITSEKVPDRQDTFDRLKDLMGVTDEQIERFERERRRTRRFKSVPILNQMTEEQVALFSVNQHRFPGVEVKAYLKRHYPYGEALTHVLGYVAKINDRDIQRLEREEKINNYKATRDIGKLGVERYYEDMLHGTSGYQEVEVNSRGRIIRTLKYVPPIPGNDIKLNIDIELQLYVQELLTERKLDPDTGEELIKRRRGSVIVMDPRDSSVLAMVSSPSYDPNLFVHGISGAKYRELLNDKNRPLVNRVTLGIYPPASTIKPMIAVAALSEGVITTRTTRNDPGYWRIPNSNSRPFRDWLRWGHGKVNIYKAIEESVDTFFYQIAYDMGIDRLSDWMSRFGFGEYTGIDIHEESKANMPTREWKQARFRQPWYQGDTIPVGIGQGYWTATPLQIAKATTVLVNQGRVQAPHLLKDIIDDDVERPAVYDDFPPIDNVDPKYWEVAKQGMYQVLYGPRGTARRPFYGTEYKAGGKSGSAQVFGLAEDQEYNAEELEEHLRDHALFTAFAPFEKPEIVVSMVLENAGGGSSNGGPVARRIFDHMLLKPEKPDPLVEIVDKKIAEVSQ; this is translated from the coding sequence ATGAGACAAAAGCGAACGCAGATCCGCGACCACCGGGCTGAGTCGGCGTTATTCTTTCGCCGGGCTCTTGTCTCATTTATCGGCATCGTCGTGCTGGTCGGTATTCTGCTCACTAACCTGTATCACATCCAGATCAAGGAGCACGAAGACTACCAAACACGATCGAACGATAACCGGATCAAGATAGTCCCTGTCGCCCCGAACCGCGGCCTGATCTACGACCGTAACGGCATTCTCCTGGCGGAGAACCGCCCGGTATACTCGCTCGAGATCACCTCGGAAAAAGTACCGGACAGGCAAGATACCTTCGATCGCCTCAAGGACTTGATGGGCGTCACCGACGAGCAGATCGAGCGCTTCGAGCGCGAGCGCCGTCGTACCCGCCGTTTCAAGTCGGTACCGATCCTCAACCAGATGACCGAAGAGCAGGTGGCCCTGTTTTCCGTCAACCAGCACCGCTTCCCAGGCGTCGAAGTCAAAGCCTACCTCAAGCGCCACTACCCGTACGGCGAAGCCCTGACCCATGTGCTGGGCTATGTGGCCAAAATCAACGACCGCGACATCCAGCGCCTTGAACGCGAAGAGAAGATCAATAACTACAAGGCGACCCGAGATATCGGCAAGCTGGGGGTTGAGCGTTACTACGAAGATATGCTGCACGGCACCTCGGGCTACCAGGAAGTCGAGGTCAACAGCCGCGGGCGGATCATCCGTACCCTGAAATATGTCCCGCCGATCCCGGGCAACGACATCAAACTGAACATCGACATTGAGCTCCAGCTCTATGTCCAGGAACTCCTGACCGAGCGCAAGCTCGACCCGGATACCGGCGAGGAGCTAATCAAACGCAGGCGTGGCTCGGTCATCGTCATGGATCCGCGTGACTCGTCTGTACTGGCGATGGTCTCAAGCCCTAGCTACGATCCGAACCTGTTCGTCCACGGTATTTCCGGTGCCAAATACCGCGAACTGCTCAACGACAAGAACCGCCCACTGGTTAACCGGGTCACACTGGGTATTTACCCACCAGCCTCGACGATAAAGCCGATGATTGCAGTCGCCGCGCTGAGCGAAGGGGTGATCACCACCCGCACCACCCGCAATGATCCGGGCTACTGGCGTATCCCGAACTCCAACAGCCGCCCATTCCGCGACTGGCTGCGCTGGGGCCACGGCAAGGTCAATATCTACAAGGCGATTGAAGAGTCGGTCGATACCTTCTTCTACCAGATCGCCTACGACATGGGCATCGATCGCCTCTCTGACTGGATGAGCCGTTTCGGCTTCGGTGAGTACACCGGCATCGACATCCATGAAGAGAGCAAAGCCAACATGCCAACCCGCGAGTGGAAACAAGCCCGCTTCCGCCAGCCTTGGTACCAGGGGGATACCATCCCCGTCGGGATCGGGCAGGGCTACTGGACGGCAACCCCGCTGCAGATCGCCAAAGCCACCACGGTACTGGTCAACCAGGGCCGGGTTCAGGCGCCACACCTGCTCAAGGACATCATCGATGACGATGTTGAACGGCCCGCGGTGTACGATGACTTCCCGCCAATCGACAATGTCGACCCTAAATACTGGGAGGTCGCCAAGCAGGGGATGTACCAGGTACTTTACGGCCCGCGCGGTACCGCCCGCCGTCCGTTCTATGGCACCGAATACAAAGCCGGCGGCAAGTCCGGCTCAGCCCAGGTCTTCGGCCTGGCCGAAGATCAGGAGTACAACGCCGAAGAGCTGGAAGAGCACTTGCGCGACCACGCCCTGTTTACCGCCTTCGCGCCATTTGAAAAGCCGGAAATTGTGGTCTCCATGGTACTGGAAAACGCCGGGGGCGGCTCCTCCAACGGTGGTCCAGTTGCTCGAAGGATATTCGATCACATGCTGCTCAAGCCCGAAAAGCCCGATCCGCTGGTAGAGATCGTCGACAAGAAAATAGCCGAGGTATCGCAATGA
- a CDS encoding SPOUT methyltransferase superfamily protein (COG1576), with amino-acid sequence MKLQLIAVGTKMPKWVEEGYKEYSRRFPKDMPLELVEIQAGKRGKNADIARILQKEGEAMLAAVPKGNRIVTLDIPGKRWDTEQLAEQLESWKLDGRDVSILIGGPEGLAPACKAAADQSWSLSPLTLPHPLVRIVMAESLYRAWSITANHPYHRE; translated from the coding sequence ATGAAGCTTCAACTGATTGCTGTCGGCACCAAGATGCCGAAATGGGTCGAGGAAGGCTACAAAGAATACAGCCGCCGCTTCCCGAAAGATATGCCGCTTGAGCTGGTTGAAATCCAGGCAGGCAAGCGCGGTAAGAATGCCGATATCGCCCGTATTCTGCAAAAGGAAGGCGAGGCAATGCTGGCTGCCGTGCCAAAAGGCAACCGTATTGTCACCTTGGATATCCCAGGCAAGCGCTGGGATACCGAGCAATTGGCCGAACAACTGGAAAGCTGGAAGCTCGACGGCCGGGATGTCTCTATCCTGATCGGCGGCCCGGAAGGCTTGGCTCCTGCCTGCAAGGCGGCTGCCGACCAGAGCTGGTCGCTGTCCCCACTGACCCTACCCCATCCACTGGTGCGTATTGTCATGGCCGAAAGCCTGTACCGTGCGTGGAGCATCACAGCCAACCATCCGTACCATAGGGAATAA
- a CDS encoding hypothetical protein (COG0799) — protein sequence MVYCAATLGPSTIWVYSNDTKHTKEDPLLQVQELHDFIVDKVDDIKAQDIVTLDVRGKSSITDFMVLCTGTSNRHVASIADHVNKESKLIDYPPFGISGEEDGEWVIVDMGSVMLHIMQEDARNLYQLEKLWG from the coding sequence ATGGTATACTGCGCCGCTACATTGGGACCCAGCACTATCTGGGTCTACAGTAATGACACCAAACACACAAAAGAGGACCCCCTTTTGCAGGTTCAAGAACTACACGATTTTATTGTTGATAAAGTAGATGACATCAAAGCACAGGACATCGTTACCCTTGATGTTCGCGGTAAATCAAGCATCACTGATTTCATGGTACTGTGCACCGGTACGTCAAACCGCCATGTCGCCTCGATTGCCGATCACGTTAACAAGGAATCGAAGCTAATTGACTACCCGCCATTTGGGATCAGCGGCGAAGAAGACGGTGAGTGGGTAATCGTTGATATGGGTAGCGTGATGCTGCACATCATGCAGGAAGATGCGCGTAACCTGTACCAACTGGAGAAGCTCTGGGGCTAA
- a CDS encoding DNA polymerase III subunit delta (COG1466) → MRIYPEHLAQQLSKGLRRAYLLCGNEPLLKLEASDQIKLAAQQAGFDERHSFAVDAQLDWNSVLDCCQAMSLFSARQIIELELPENGLNAQQAKSLQEVIDSAHDDILLLVQGPRLNKKQESTKWFKALDAQGLYIPCNTPEARHLPRFIQGRCQQLGLKPDHESVQLLAQWHEGNLLALAQSLQKLVLLYPDGELTVVRLEDALSRHNHYTPFQLLDAVLAGQAKRSQRVLRQLQGEGVEAVILLRTLQRELTQLYKMQEMGNKGTSLNNIFENFRIWQSRREVYIGALHRLPLAVIIKLLQQLAELELRVKTDFDYQPWDALSALCAEMCGVHTAIPSKL, encoded by the coding sequence ATGAGGATTTACCCTGAACACCTGGCACAGCAGCTGAGCAAAGGGCTGCGCCGTGCCTATCTGCTATGTGGCAACGAGCCACTGCTAAAGCTCGAAGCCAGCGATCAGATCAAACTGGCCGCCCAGCAGGCCGGCTTCGATGAGCGCCACAGCTTTGCCGTTGATGCTCAACTCGACTGGAACAGCGTCCTCGATTGCTGCCAGGCCATGAGCCTGTTTTCAGCGCGCCAGATCATTGAGCTGGAGCTACCGGAGAACGGCCTCAATGCTCAGCAAGCCAAGTCGCTGCAAGAAGTGATCGACAGTGCCCATGACGATATCTTGCTACTTGTTCAGGGCCCCCGTCTCAACAAAAAGCAAGAAAGCACCAAGTGGTTCAAGGCACTGGACGCCCAGGGGTTGTATATCCCTTGCAACACGCCGGAAGCACGCCACTTACCGCGCTTTATCCAGGGCCGCTGCCAGCAGCTCGGGCTCAAGCCGGATCATGAGTCGGTCCAACTATTGGCCCAATGGCATGAAGGCAACCTGCTCGCATTGGCCCAGAGCCTACAAAAACTGGTGCTGCTCTACCCCGACGGCGAGCTGACTGTCGTGCGCCTCGAAGATGCCCTCAGCCGCCACAACCACTATACGCCTTTCCAGCTGCTCGATGCGGTACTGGCCGGCCAAGCCAAGCGCAGTCAGCGTGTATTGCGCCAACTGCAAGGCGAAGGGGTTGAAGCGGTGATCCTGCTACGCACCTTACAGCGCGAGTTGACCCAGTTGTATAAAATGCAGGAGATGGGTAACAAGGGCACGTCGCTCAACAACATTTTCGAGAACTTCCGGATCTGGCAAAGCCGCCGGGAAGTCTACATTGGCGCCCTCCACCGTCTGCCACTGGCAGTGATCATCAAGCTGCTCCAGCAATTGGCCGAGCTGGAGCTGCGGGTCAAGACCGACTTTGACTACCAGCCATGGGATGCCCTGTCGGCCCTGTGCGCCGAGATGTGCGGTGTCCATACCGCAATCCCGAGCAAGCTTTAG
- a CDS encoding rare lipoprotein B (COG2980), which produces MRAFISPKSIIRTFFVVLMALATASCGFHLRGNYMLPDDIAKLSLTSFDQYGQLHRQVKSQFQLHGIEPVAPSSRVPNLHLISESTGERTLSLYQNARAAEYELTYTVRYRIVVPEKGSQTYTTRVNRTFLDNPLTALAKSVERDMIEQEMREQAAKQIMRQLARLTAIFNQMEEQELEALLEQNTDNDERVSTELGLDVKADSAAADPAARQDNQAESAQ; this is translated from the coding sequence GTGAGAGCTTTCATTTCTCCAAAAAGCATTATCCGAACCTTCTTTGTTGTCCTTATGGCGCTGGCGACTGCATCCTGCGGTTTTCACCTCCGTGGTAACTACATGTTGCCCGACGACATTGCCAAACTTTCCCTGACCAGTTTTGACCAATACGGCCAACTGCACCGTCAGGTAAAATCCCAATTCCAGCTACACGGCATCGAGCCAGTTGCGCCTTCAAGCAGAGTCCCTAACCTGCACCTGATCAGCGAATCGACCGGTGAGCGTACCCTGTCGCTCTACCAGAACGCCCGTGCTGCCGAATACGAGCTAACCTATACCGTACGCTACCGGATTGTGGTACCGGAAAAAGGCAGCCAAACGTACACTACCCGTGTCAACCGGACCTTCCTCGATAACCCACTGACCGCATTGGCAAAATCTGTCGAGCGCGACATGATTGAGCAAGAGATGCGCGAGCAGGCCGCCAAGCAGATCATGCGCCAGCTTGCCCGCCTGACAGCCATTTTCAACCAGATGGAAGAACAAGAGCTGGAAGCCTTGCTGGAGCAGAATACCGACAATGACGAGCGTGTTTCGACCGAGCTCGGCTTGGACGTCAAAGCCGACAGTGCCGCGGCCGACCCAGCCGCCAGACAAGATAACCAGGCCGAGTCCGCACAATGA
- a CDS encoding leucyl-tRNA synthetase (COG0495), producing MSSMQEQYRPQDIEQKVQEHWDNKKTFVVSEDPNKEKFYCLSMFPYPSGRLHMGHVRNYTIGDVISRYQRLQGKNVMQPIGWDAFGLPAENAAVKNKTAPAPWTYENIEYMKNQLKLLGFGYDWNREFATCTPEYYRWEQEFFTKLYEKGLVYKKTSSVNWCPNDQTVLANEQVEDGCCWRCDTPVEQKEIPQWFIKITEYAQELLDDLDTLEGWPDMVKTMQRNWIGRSEGVELTFEVKGHDDLEVYTTRPDTLMGVTYVGIAAGHPLAAAAAANNPELAAFIEECRNTKVAEAELATMEKKGMATGLTAIHPLNGREVPVFVANFVLMDYGTGAVMAVPAHDQRDYEFATKYGLDIIPAIKPEDGSELDISEAAYTEKGVLFDSGEFDGLDFQAAFDAIAAKLEAEGKGQKTVNFRLRDWGVSRQRYWGAPIPMVTTEDGEVHPVPADQLPVILPEDVVMDGVTSPIKADKEWAKTTFNGQPALLETDTFDTFMESSWYYARYCSPQADEMLDSDAANYWLPVDQYIGGIEHACMHLLYSRFFHKLLRDCGMVTSDEPFKQLLCQGMVLADAYYYTNDKGAKIWVAPTDVTVERDEKGRITKAVDNEGNEVVHSGMTKMSKSKNNGIDPQEMVDKYGADTVRLFMMFASPADMTLEWQESGVEGANRFLKRVWKLVHDHTAKGEAEALDIAALTSDQKALRRDVHKTIAKVSDDIGRRQTFNTAIAAIMELMNKLTKASQDSAQDRALLDEALKAIVRMLYPMTPHICFEMWEALGQSDVDHADWPEADEKALVEDEKLIVVQVNGKLRAKLTVAADATKEQVEALAMAEEGVTKFTSDKTIRKVIYVPGKLLNIVAN from the coding sequence ATGTCATCGATGCAAGAACAATATCGTCCACAGGACATTGAACAGAAAGTTCAAGAACATTGGGACAACAAAAAGACCTTTGTTGTAAGTGAAGACCCTAATAAAGAAAAATTCTACTGTCTCTCCATGTTCCCGTACCCAAGTGGTCGACTGCACATGGGTCACGTGCGTAACTACACCATCGGTGATGTGATCTCTCGTTACCAGCGCCTGCAGGGCAAGAATGTAATGCAGCCAATTGGCTGGGATGCGTTCGGCCTGCCTGCTGAAAACGCCGCGGTTAAGAACAAGACTGCTCCAGCCCCTTGGACTTACGAGAACATCGAATATATGAAGAACCAGCTCAAACTGCTGGGCTTCGGCTACGACTGGAACCGTGAATTTGCAACCTGTACCCCTGAATACTACCGCTGGGAGCAGGAATTCTTCACCAAGCTGTACGAGAAAGGCTTGGTTTACAAGAAGACCTCTTCAGTAAACTGGTGTCCGAACGACCAGACCGTACTGGCCAACGAGCAGGTAGAAGACGGTTGCTGCTGGCGTTGTGACACACCGGTAGAGCAGAAAGAAATCCCTCAGTGGTTCATTAAGATCACTGAATACGCCCAGGAGCTACTGGACGATCTGGACACCCTAGAAGGCTGGCCTGACATGGTTAAGACCATGCAGCGCAACTGGATCGGCCGCTCTGAAGGTGTTGAACTGACGTTCGAAGTGAAAGGCCACGACGATCTGGAAGTGTACACCACCCGTCCGGATACCCTAATGGGCGTGACTTACGTCGGTATCGCTGCGGGCCACCCTCTGGCGGCAGCAGCTGCGGCGAACAACCCTGAGCTTGCTGCGTTCATCGAAGAGTGCCGTAACACCAAGGTAGCCGAAGCTGAGCTGGCGACCATGGAGAAGAAAGGCATGGCAACCGGCCTGACTGCCATTCACCCGCTAAACGGTCGTGAAGTCCCAGTCTTCGTTGCTAACTTCGTTCTGATGGATTACGGCACAGGCGCGGTAATGGCAGTTCCAGCCCACGACCAGCGTGACTACGAGTTCGCCACCAAGTACGGCCTGGACATTATCCCAGCGATCAAGCCAGAAGACGGCAGCGAGCTAGACATTTCTGAAGCGGCATACACCGAGAAAGGTGTACTGTTCGATTCAGGTGAATTCGACGGCCTGGATTTCCAAGCTGCGTTCGATGCGATCGCCGCTAAGCTGGAAGCAGAAGGCAAAGGCCAGAAGACGGTTAACTTCCGTCTACGCGACTGGGGTGTATCCCGCCAGCGTTACTGGGGCGCCCCAATCCCGATGGTCACCACTGAAGATGGCGAAGTTCACCCGGTACCGGCTGATCAGCTACCAGTGATCCTGCCTGAAGATGTGGTGATGGACGGCGTAACCAGCCCAATCAAAGCCGACAAAGAGTGGGCGAAGACCACGTTCAACGGCCAGCCAGCACTGCTGGAAACGGATACCTTCGATACCTTCATGGAATCGTCTTGGTACTACGCTCGCTACTGTTCGCCACAAGCCGACGAGATGCTAGATTCTGACGCAGCAAACTACTGGCTGCCGGTTGACCAGTACATCGGTGGTATCGAGCACGCGTGTATGCACCTGCTGTACTCTCGCTTCTTCCACAAGCTGCTGCGCGACTGCGGTATGGTAACCAGCGACGAACCATTCAAGCAGCTGCTTTGTCAGGGTATGGTACTGGCTGACGCTTACTACTACACCAACGACAAAGGCGCGAAAATCTGGGTTGCCCCAACAGATGTGACTGTTGAGCGTGACGAAAAGGGCCGTATCACCAAGGCCGTTGATAACGAAGGCAACGAAGTGGTTCACTCGGGCATGACCAAGATGTCCAAGTCGAAGAACAACGGTATCGACCCGCAGGAGATGGTAGACAAATACGGTGCGGATACCGTTCGCCTGTTCATGATGTTTGCCTCTCCGGCTGATATGACGCTGGAATGGCAAGAGTCTGGTGTGGAGGGTGCTAACCGCTTCCTGAAGCGTGTTTGGAAGCTGGTACACGACCACACAGCCAAAGGCGAAGCTGAAGCGCTTGATATTGCAGCTCTGACTTCAGATCAAAAAGCCCTGCGCCGCGACGTTCACAAGACTATCGCCAAAGTGAGTGACGACATCGGCCGCCGCCAGACGTTCAACACCGCTATCGCTGCCATCATGGAGCTGATGAACAAGCTGACCAAAGCCTCTCAGGACAGTGCACAAGACCGTGCCCTACTTGACGAAGCACTGAAGGCTATCGTTCGTATGCTGTACCCAATGACACCGCACATCTGTTTCGAAATGTGGGAAGCGCTGGGCCAGAGCGACGTTGACCACGCCGATTGGCCGGAGGCTGACGAAAAAGCATTGGTTGAAGACGAGAAGCTGATTGTTGTTCAGGTCAACGGCAAGCTGCGTGCTAAGCTGACAGTAGCGGCTGATGCCACCAAAGAGCAAGTCGAAGCCCTGGCAATGGCCGAAGAAGGCGTAACCAAATTCACAAGCGACAAAACCATTCGCAAAGTGATTTACGTACCGGGCAAACTGCTGAATATCGTTGCGAACTAA
- a CDS encoding hypothetical protein (COG0542,COG0563), with amino-acid sequence MATKKKDYEALLEQVTETLKHSPDELKHWAEVTEKYRQAASDMTKDELALISAYLKRDVQEFGQNADDSPAPFSDSPFYRVVKETIWEGLAEATDKTQIEWHEVMDDLKHQGVYEAGEIVGLGHLVCEKCGHDEVITHVKEISPCLNCGHTRFTRKPLSP; translated from the coding sequence ATGGCAACAAAGAAAAAGGATTATGAGGCGCTACTCGAGCAAGTCACGGAAACTCTCAAGCATAGCCCTGATGAGCTAAAACACTGGGCGGAAGTGACGGAAAAGTACCGCCAGGCAGCCAGCGATATGACCAAAGACGAGCTGGCGTTGATCTCTGCTTACCTCAAGCGTGACGTGCAGGAATTCGGCCAGAATGCCGATGACAGCCCGGCCCCATTTAGTGACAGTCCTTTTTACCGGGTGGTGAAAGAGACAATCTGGGAAGGTCTGGCCGAGGCGACAGACAAGACTCAGATTGAATGGCACGAGGTGATGGACGATCTTAAGCACCAGGGGGTGTACGAAGCCGGTGAAATTGTTGGCCTTGGCCATCTGGTTTGTGAGAAGTGCGGTCATGACGAAGTGATCACGCATGTTAAGGAAATCTCACCGTGTCTAAACTGTGGGCATACCCGCTTTACCCGCAAGCCGCTGTCTCCCTAG
- a CDS encoding hypothetical protein (COG2930) codes for MKSINKLFAMLCSVAMLCVATGSVAKEDLETQAALTQFQAASQTQPFFHTAYGYAVFPSVGKGGFWVGGAYGSGTVFKNGQITGHAKLYQVSFGLQFGGQSYSEIVFFQDKRAYERFMSGNFELDASASAVALTEGAQANAGTSGLRASAGGKFVDADYTNGVAVFTVAKGGMMVEAAIAGQKFSVTPVQSTTQPSAAVPVQLPEPAPTAVMVDTIEPME; via the coding sequence ATGAAATCGATCAACAAATTATTCGCCATGCTATGCAGCGTGGCCATGCTCTGCGTCGCTACCGGCTCGGTCGCAAAAGAAGATCTTGAGACCCAGGCGGCCCTGACCCAGTTCCAAGCGGCCTCGCAAACCCAGCCATTTTTCCACACAGCCTACGGCTATGCAGTCTTCCCTTCGGTCGGTAAGGGCGGCTTCTGGGTCGGCGGTGCCTACGGCAGCGGTACGGTCTTCAAAAATGGCCAGATCACCGGTCATGCCAAGCTGTACCAAGTCTCTTTCGGCCTGCAGTTCGGCGGCCAGTCCTACAGCGAGATCGTGTTCTTCCAGGACAAACGCGCCTATGAACGCTTCATGAGCGGCAACTTCGAACTCGATGCCTCTGCTTCTGCGGTGGCCTTGACCGAGGGTGCTCAGGCCAATGCCGGAACGTCGGGCTTGCGTGCCAGCGCCGGTGGAAAATTCGTCGATGCCGATTACACCAACGGGGTCGCCGTCTTTACCGTAGCCAAAGGCGGAATGATGGTGGAAGCGGCGATCGCCGGCCAGAAGTTCAGTGTCACGCCGGTTCAGAGCACCACTCAGCCATCGGCAGCGGTACCCGTTCAACTGCCCGAGCCGGCTCCGACAGCCGTGATGGTGGACACCATTGAACCAATGGAGTGA
- a CDS encoding apolipoprotein N-acyltransferase (COG0815): MTTNTLKKLGQPLLAVPAGALATLSFAPYHHWYLAPLSLFVFLFLLQNQSVKRSALIGLLWGLGLFGTGISWVHVSIANFGGMPWIAGWGLMALLIGYLALYPAVFGALFNKFNRGRPFHQLMLSGPVIWLILDWIRGWLMTGFPWLWLGYSQIDSPYAGFAPILGVEGITLAIVLSTGALVAAACYRNWRPLLVPAFILALGLLAGQKQWVKPDSDNAVDVAMIQGNVPQEIKWLPSQRWPTLMKYTDLTRENWGADLIIWPEAAIPALETQVTTFLQNLDAAARNNNSTVITGVLDQNEDGEFYNNILTLGVNAVGPYQYEQAERYSKHHLLPFGEFVPFEDILRPLAPFFNLPMSSFSRGDYIQPNLEANGYSLAPALCYEVAFSEQVRRNVNVDTEFLLTLSNDTWFGKSIGPFQHMEIAQMRSLELGKPLLRATNSGLTGIVDHQGKIIEQIPQFETGVLRAKVIPTIGMTPYTTLGSWPLYIYLLWSVALSWLLIRRQAGRFRDEQPQINYHD; the protein is encoded by the coding sequence ATGACGACAAATACCCTTAAGAAGTTGGGACAGCCATTACTGGCTGTCCCAGCAGGTGCCTTAGCCACCTTATCTTTCGCCCCGTACCACCATTGGTACCTTGCTCCCCTTTCCCTCTTTGTATTCCTGTTCCTGCTTCAGAATCAGTCCGTCAAGCGCTCCGCCCTGATCGGTTTGCTCTGGGGGCTGGGGCTATTCGGGACCGGGATCAGCTGGGTCCATGTCAGTATTGCCAATTTCGGCGGCATGCCATGGATTGCAGGCTGGGGATTGATGGCTCTGCTCATCGGCTATCTTGCCCTTTACCCAGCCGTATTCGGTGCCCTATTCAACAAATTCAACCGCGGCCGCCCATTCCACCAGCTGATGCTGAGTGGTCCGGTGATCTGGCTCATCCTCGACTGGATCCGCGGCTGGCTGATGACCGGCTTCCCGTGGCTGTGGCTGGGCTACAGCCAGATTGACAGCCCTTATGCCGGCTTCGCCCCGATCCTGGGGGTCGAGGGGATCACCCTCGCCATCGTATTGAGCACCGGCGCCCTGGTCGCAGCAGCCTGTTACCGCAACTGGCGCCCGCTCCTGGTTCCGGCCTTCATCCTGGCCCTTGGCCTGCTAGCCGGCCAGAAGCAATGGGTCAAACCCGATAGCGACAATGCGGTGGATGTGGCGATGATCCAGGGTAACGTCCCGCAAGAGATCAAGTGGCTGCCAAGCCAGCGCTGGCCGACCCTGATGAAGTACACCGATCTGACCCGCGAGAACTGGGGCGCAGATTTGATCATCTGGCCGGAGGCGGCGATCCCGGCCCTGGAAACCCAGGTCACCACCTTCCTGCAGAACCTCGATGCCGCGGCGCGCAATAACAACAGCACCGTCATTACCGGCGTTCTGGATCAGAACGAGGACGGCGAGTTTTACAACAACATCCTGACCCTTGGCGTCAATGCGGTCGGTCCGTACCAGTACGAGCAGGCAGAGCGCTACAGCAAGCACCACCTGCTGCCGTTTGGTGAGTTTGTGCCGTTTGAAGATATCCTGCGTCCGCTGGCCCCTTTCTTCAATCTGCCGATGTCGTCGTTCAGCCGTGGTGATTACATCCAGCCGAACCTCGAAGCCAATGGCTACTCGCTGGCACCGGCACTGTGCTACGAAGTCGCGTTCAGCGAACAGGTTCGCCGCAACGTCAATGTCGATACCGAGTTCCTGCTGACCCTGTCCAACGATACCTGGTTCGGTAAGTCCATCGGCCCGTTCCAGCACATGGAAATTGCCCAGATGCGCTCGCTTGAGCTCGGTAAACCCCTGCTGCGCGCGACCAACAGCGGTCTGACCGGGATTGTCGATCACCAAGGCAAAATCATCGAGCAGATCCCGCAGTTCGAAACCGGGGTACTGAGGGCCAAGGTGATTCCGACCATCGGCATGACACCGTATACCACCCTCGGCAGCTGGCCGCTGTATATCTACCTGTTGTGGTCCGTTGCCCTGTCATGGCTGCTGATCCGCCGCCAGGCCGGTCGCTTTCGGGACGAGCAGCCGCAAATCAATTATCACGACTGA
- a CDS encoding putative hemolysin (COG4535) — protein MNEDNSQNSEGPSRKSFFERIGQLFQGEPQNREELVEVFRDSEENDLIDHDTRDMLEGVMEISEMRVRDIMIPRSQMVTIERSQKLEDLIDLIVDAQHSRYPVISDDKDHVEGILLAKDLLRYLQPNSEPFDMEEVLRPAVVVPESKRVDRLLKEFREERYHMAIVVDEFGGVSGVITIEDILEQIVGEIEDEFDDEEEQDIRQLSKHTFAVKALTTIEEFNEMFHTQFSDEEVDTVGGLVMTSFGHLPTRGEIVELAGYSFKVTSADNRRVIQLQVTVPHEAPQPTTTS, from the coding sequence ATGAACGAAGATAACTCACAAAATTCTGAAGGTCCGAGTAGAAAGTCCTTCTTTGAACGAATTGGCCAGCTATTTCAAGGCGAGCCGCAGAACCGCGAAGAGCTAGTTGAAGTTTTCCGTGATTCAGAAGAAAACGATTTGATCGACCACGACACCCGCGACATGCTCGAAGGGGTCATGGAAATCTCCGAGATGCGTGTCCGTGACATCATGATCCCGCGCTCTCAGATGGTCACAATCGAGCGTTCTCAGAAGCTAGAAGATCTGATTGATTTAATTGTTGATGCCCAGCACTCACGCTACCCGGTGATCAGTGACGACAAAGATCACGTCGAAGGGATCCTTCTGGCCAAAGATCTTTTGCGTTACCTGCAGCCGAACAGCGAACCATTCGACATGGAAGAAGTTCTGCGACCCGCGGTCGTTGTCCCTGAAAGCAAGCGCGTTGACCGCCTGCTCAAGGAGTTCCGCGAAGAACGCTACCACATGGCGATTGTGGTCGATGAGTTTGGTGGGGTATCCGGTGTTATCACCATTGAAGATATTCTTGAGCAAATCGTTGGCGAAATCGAAGACGAATTCGACGACGAGGAAGAACAAGATATTCGTCAGTTAAGCAAGCATACTTTTGCGGTAAAAGCACTGACAACCATTGAAGAGTTCAATGAAATGTTCCACACCCAATTCAGCGACGAAGAAGTCGATACCGTCGGCGGCCTGGTCATGACCAGCTTCGGCCACCTGCCGACTCGCGGTGAAATCGTTGAATTGGCGGGCTACTCATTCAAGGTGACGTCTGCCGACAACCGCCGGGTTATTCAGTTGCAAGTGACCGTGCCTCACGAAGCACCTCAACCGACGACAACATCATAA